The Longimicrobiaceae bacterium DNA window CCAGGTGCGCGTGCCCGAGCTGCGCGAGCGGCCGGAGGACATCCCCGCCATCGCCATGGCCGCCATCGGGCGGTGGAACGAGCGCATGGAGGCCGCGCGCCGCATCGCGGGGCTTTCGGACGAGACGGTGGCGGTGCTGGAGGCGTACGACTGGCCCGGCAACGTGCGCGAGCTGATGGCCGCGGTGGAGCACGCATGCATCGTCTGCGACGGCCAGCGCATCCTCCCGTGCCACCTGCCCGAGGAGATCCGCGAGGGCGCCGCCGAGGGCCGCCGCCCAGCCGCCGAGGCGCGCAACGGCGAGGTGCCCAAGCGCTACCAGGCGCGCGACCCGGGCTCGGAGAAGGACGCCATCCTCGCCGCACTGGAGGAAGCGTCCGGCAACCGCACCCGCGCCGCCGCCGCGCTTGGCATGGGGCGCACGACCCTGTGGCAGAAGCTGAAGGAGTACGGCATCTAGGCGCTTCGGCGGAGCTTGTCGCGGCGGGCCGCTGCGGAGCCCGGCGGTACTGCTGCCGGTCTCCTTCGCGGGGTCGGGGAGCCTCCTCCTCCGCCGCGCGATACAGCCTGCGCGGCTCCGTCCGGGGTCTCCCCGCCCCGGAGCGAGCCTGCCGGAAACCGCCCCGGCAGTCTCCCTCCGTGACATCATCGTTTGGGTACGGCAGAACGGCGCCGCGGCGGACATCCTCGTCCGCTACGGCGCCGTTCCTCGCTTCCGATGCCCCCGATCGCCGCCCAACGCCAGCATCGCCCTGCGTCCCGGCCACGGGCCGACACGTAGGTCGGCCCCTACCGGACTGAGGCGCTATCGCGCGATGCCGCTGCGAGATAGGCAGGATCTCCCGCAGTTGCGGTTAGTCCCCACAGGGGGACTTTGCGCAGTCGTTGCCGCGGTTTCAACCGCCAGGCACCCCCGCCACCTCCGCACCGATCTCGCGCAGCCCGTTCATCATCCGCTCGAGGTGCTCCTCGCCGGTCTGCGGGTTGATGAGCGTCACGCGGAGAACGCGGCGGCCGTCCAGCACCGTTGCCGTGATCCAGCCGCGGCCGGACGCGTTGTAGCGCTCGCGCACGGCGTTCTGGAACGTGTCGACAGCGTCGTCGCTGCGGTCGCGGACGGCGGCGGGGAGGTGGCGGAAGCAGAGGATGTTGG harbors:
- a CDS encoding helix-turn-helix domain-containing protein, with protein sequence QVRVPELRERPEDIPAIAMAAIGRWNERMEAARRIAGLSDETVAVLEAYDWPGNVRELMAAVEHACIVCDGQRILPCHLPEEIREGAAEGRRPAAEARNGEVPKRYQARDPGSEKDAILAALEEASGNRTRAAAALGMGRTTLWQKLKEYGI